In Stenotrophomonas sp. 169, one DNA window encodes the following:
- a CDS encoding copper resistance system multicopper oxidase, with protein MSVSSSYSGRLPAMPSRRLFVQGLAAGGVVAGIAAAGITPRAFAAAGPGLAGAPRVLSDSRIDLAIGESAANFTGRTRPAITVNGSLPAPVLRWREGQTVDIHVRNTLAHHPTSIHWHGILLPANMDGVPGLSFNGIAPGEAYHYRFTLNQSGTYWYHSHSMFQEQAGLYGALIIDPAAPPPYAFDREHVVLLSDWTDLDPGALFRRMKKLAEHDNYYKRTLPDFVRDVRRDGWSAALSDRGMWGRMRMTPTDISDVNAHTYTYLMNGTAPAGNWTGLFRSGEKVLLRFINGAAMTYFDVRIPGLKMTVVAADGQYIHPVSIDEFRIAPAETFDVLVEPSGQDAYTIFCQDMGRTGFAAGTLAVRHGLQAPVPERDQRPLLTMADMGHGMGHGAAAGMDHDMAGMDHGAHASHGTTAAAVTHPASERGNPLVDMQSSATDPKLDDPGIGLRDNGREVLTYGAMRSLFDDPDGREPGREVELHLTGNMEKFAWSFDGIPFAGAEPLRLNYGERMRIVLVNDTMMQHPIHLHGVWSDVEDAQGNFHLRKHTVDMPPGTRRSYRVRADALGRWAFHCHLLYHMEAGMMREVRIEE; from the coding sequence ATGAGTGTTTCTTCTTCTTACAGCGGGCGCCTGCCCGCGATGCCGTCGCGCCGCCTGTTCGTGCAAGGGCTGGCGGCCGGTGGCGTGGTCGCCGGCATCGCCGCGGCGGGTATCACGCCGCGCGCCTTCGCGGCGGCGGGGCCGGGTCTGGCGGGTGCGCCACGGGTGCTCAGCGACTCCCGCATCGACTTGGCCATCGGCGAATCAGCCGCGAACTTCACGGGCCGGACCCGTCCGGCGATCACGGTCAACGGCAGCCTGCCGGCCCCGGTCCTTCGTTGGCGCGAAGGCCAGACCGTCGACATCCACGTGCGCAACACGCTGGCCCACCATCCCACCTCGATCCACTGGCACGGCATCCTGCTGCCCGCCAACATGGACGGCGTGCCGGGCCTGAGTTTCAACGGCATCGCGCCCGGCGAGGCCTACCACTACCGCTTCACCCTGAACCAGTCGGGCACCTACTGGTATCACAGCCATTCGATGTTCCAGGAGCAGGCCGGGTTGTACGGTGCGCTGATCATCGATCCCGCTGCGCCGCCGCCCTACGCGTTCGATCGCGAGCATGTCGTCCTGCTCTCCGACTGGACCGACCTGGATCCCGGCGCACTGTTCCGGCGCATGAAAAAGCTGGCCGAGCATGACAACTACTACAAGCGGACGCTGCCCGACTTCGTGCGCGATGTCCGCCGCGACGGCTGGAGCGCGGCGTTGTCCGACCGTGGCATGTGGGGGCGCATGCGCATGACGCCCACCGACATCTCCGATGTCAACGCGCACACGTATACCTACCTGATGAATGGCACAGCGCCGGCCGGCAACTGGACCGGGCTGTTCCGCAGTGGCGAGAAAGTACTGCTGCGCTTCATCAACGGCGCAGCCATGACGTACTTCGACGTGCGCATCCCCGGTCTGAAAATGACGGTCGTCGCAGCCGACGGCCAGTACATCCATCCCGTCAGCATCGACGAATTCCGCATAGCGCCTGCAGAGACGTTCGACGTCCTGGTAGAGCCCAGCGGCCAGGATGCCTACACGATCTTCTGCCAGGACATGGGCCGCACCGGCTTCGCCGCCGGTACGCTGGCCGTGCGCCATGGCCTGCAGGCGCCGGTGCCGGAACGCGATCAGCGCCCGCTGTTGACCATGGCCGACATGGGCCACGGCATGGGTCATGGTGCGGCAGCCGGGATGGACCACGACATGGCCGGCATGGACCACGGCGCGCACGCGTCGCACGGCACGACGGCGGCCGCCGTGACACACCCGGCCAGCGAACGCGGCAATCCACTGGTGGACATGCAAAGCAGTGCGACCGACCCGAAGCTCGACGATCCGGGGATCGGACTGCGCGACAATGGCCGCGAGGTACTGACCTACGGCGCGATGCGCAGCCTGTTCGATGACCCCGACGGTCGCGAGCCGGGCCGCGAGGTCGAGCTGCATCTCACCGGCAACATGGAGAAGTTTGCCTGGTCGTTCGATGGCATCCCCTTCGCCGGTGCCGAGCCCCTGCGGCTCAACTATGGCGAGCGCATGCGCATCGTGCTGGTCAACGACACCATGATGCAGCATCCCATCCACCTGCACGGCGTGTGGAGTGACGTGGAGGACGCGCAGGGTAACTTCCACCTGCGCAAGCACACCGTCGACATGCCACCGGGCACCCGCCGCAGCTACCGCGTGCGGGCCGATGCACTGGGCCGCTGGGCCTTCCATTGCCATCTGCTGTACCACATGGAAGCCGGCATGATGCGCGAAGTGAGGATCGAAGAATGA
- a CDS encoding copper resistance protein B, giving the protein MSLHTALQRSALTLIALAPFAAMAQSHSHSHDHPAAPPAAAMDHSTMDHSSMDHSSMDHSDTAHEQGDDSTGAAHRQATPALPRVPIPAVTDADRVAAFPPIRHDAMQHAPSVHSLLRVDRLEHGEGRHGSSQAWEASGWIGGDINRLWLRSEGERNGGRTGTADVELLYGRSISPWWDVVAGMKQDVGTGPSRSWAALGIQGLAPYKFETAATLYLGSGGQVMAKAEVEYEVLLTNRLVLQPMLEATLAARDEPERGIGRGVNKAEAGLRLRYEFSRRFAPYIGITHERRFGDSADHADATGDHARDKRWVAGIRMWF; this is encoded by the coding sequence ATGAGCCTGCATACGGCCCTCCAGCGCAGCGCACTGACGCTCATCGCCTTGGCCCCGTTTGCCGCGATGGCGCAATCGCACTCGCACTCGCATGACCACCCTGCCGCGCCACCCGCCGCTGCGATGGACCACTCCACGATGGACCATTCCTCGATGGACCATTCCTCGATGGACCATTCGGACACAGCGCATGAGCAGGGGGATGACTCGACAGGGGCCGCGCACAGGCAGGCCACGCCCGCGCTACCGCGCGTTCCCATCCCCGCCGTGACCGATGCGGATCGGGTGGCCGCGTTTCCGCCCATTCGCCACGATGCCATGCAGCATGCGCCTTCCGTCCACAGCCTGCTGCGCGTGGATCGCCTGGAGCACGGGGAAGGTCGCCACGGCAGCAGCCAAGCCTGGGAGGCCAGTGGCTGGATCGGTGGTGACATCAACCGCCTGTGGCTTCGCAGCGAAGGCGAGCGCAACGGCGGGCGGACCGGCACGGCGGATGTAGAACTGCTGTACGGCCGCAGCATTTCACCGTGGTGGGACGTGGTGGCCGGCATGAAGCAGGACGTCGGTACCGGACCGTCACGCAGCTGGGCGGCGCTGGGTATCCAGGGCCTGGCACCGTACAAGTTCGAAACGGCGGCAACGCTGTATCTGGGATCGGGTGGACAGGTGATGGCGAAGGCCGAAGTGGAGTACGAAGTGCTTCTGACCAACCGCCTCGTCCTGCAGCCCATGCTGGAGGCCACCCTGGCTGCGCGCGATGAGCCAGAGCGAGGCATCGGGCGAGGAGTGAACAAAGCGGAAGCAGGATTGCGCCTGCGTTACGAGTTCAGCCGACGCTTCGCCCCTTACATCGGCATCACCCATGAGCGTCGATTCGGCGACAGTGCCGATCATGCCGATGCCACGGGCGACCACGCGCGTGACAAACGCTGGGTTGCCGGCATCAGGATGTGGTTCTGA
- a CDS encoding GNAT family N-acetyltransferase — protein sequence MPVTLRRAGVDDADALSTIAIATYTETFGDSYPAQDLQDFLQAHYSPMPQRAELADPSSAAWLLEEDGIAVGYLAAGPNSLPHTLARPGDIELKRLYVQASYQNGGHGARLMDAFLEWLDQPRRRTLWVGVWSENHGAQRFYARHGCSKVGEYDFIVGASRDLEFILRRPA from the coding sequence ATGCCCGTCACCCTGCGCCGCGCCGGCGTCGATGATGCCGACGCGCTGTCGACCATCGCCATCGCGACCTACACCGAAACCTTCGGCGACTCGTATCCTGCGCAGGACCTGCAGGACTTCCTGCAGGCGCATTACAGTCCAATGCCGCAACGCGCTGAACTGGCCGATCCCAGCAGCGCCGCGTGGCTGCTGGAGGAGGATGGCATCGCAGTGGGTTATCTGGCGGCTGGCCCCAACAGCCTGCCGCACACGCTGGCACGGCCGGGCGACATCGAACTGAAACGCCTGTACGTTCAGGCCAGTTACCAGAATGGCGGCCACGGCGCGCGCCTGATGGACGCGTTCCTAGAGTGGCTGGATCAGCCGCGACGGCGCACGCTGTGGGTGGGCGTGTGGTCGGAAAATCACGGTGCGCAGCGCTTCTACGCACGCCATGGCTGCAGCAAAGTCGGCGAATACGATTTCATCGTGGGCGCGTCGCGCGACCTGGAATTCATCCTGCGCCGCCCCGCTTAG
- a CDS encoding zf-TFIIB domain-containing protein, with translation MLCPVCKTQALTMSERQGIEIDYCPQCRGVWLDRGELDKIIERSASAPAVPPPAPVQAAAPAYSQPPPPPPVAVQHRDTRHLGQNPYNPQGQHGYKKKKKEGFLSELFDF, from the coding sequence ATGCTGTGCCCCGTATGCAAGACCCAGGCGCTTACCATGTCCGAACGCCAGGGCATCGAGATCGATTACTGCCCGCAATGCCGTGGCGTGTGGCTGGACCGTGGCGAACTGGACAAGATCATCGAGCGTTCGGCATCGGCGCCGGCCGTCCCGCCGCCCGCACCGGTCCAGGCGGCAGCGCCCGCTTACAGCCAGCCGCCGCCGCCGCCGCCGGTAGCCGTGCAGCACCGCGATACGCGTCATCTTGGCCAGAACCCTTACAACCCGCAGGGCCAGCACGGCTACAAGAAGAAAAAGAAGGAAGGGTTCCTGTCCGAACTGTTCGACTTCTGA
- a CDS encoding response regulator, translating into MLLSKQNVQPRVLLIEDSEETLELSRLTLESQACEVVGVSSAEAALGLLNAGERFDLLFTDVCLGGISGIETANRVRDAFPRLPILVTSGMCQHEVLPLLHQGIHFLPKPYNMSELLDAIRVCFRHTHEGMAHDTPQAA; encoded by the coding sequence ATGTTGTTGTCCAAGCAGAATGTCCAGCCGCGCGTGCTGTTGATCGAGGATTCCGAGGAAACCCTCGAACTCAGCCGCCTTACCCTTGAAAGCCAGGCCTGCGAAGTGGTCGGTGTCAGTTCGGCAGAAGCCGCGCTGGGCCTGCTCAATGCCGGCGAACGCTTCGACCTGTTGTTCACCGATGTCTGCCTGGGCGGCATCAGCGGCATTGAAACCGCTAACCGGGTGCGTGACGCGTTCCCGCGCCTGCCCATTCTGGTCACCTCCGGCATGTGCCAGCACGAGGTGCTGCCGTTGCTGCACCAAGGCATCCACTTCCTGCCCAAGCCGTACAACATGAGCGAGCTGCTGGACGCGATCCGGGTGTGCTTCCGCCACACCCATGAGGGCATGGCCCACGACACCCCGCAGGCCGCCTGA
- the yghX gene encoding YghX family hydrolase, producing MSRLTAKDFHPDLLELYDGYVHGRLSRRDFLDRAAAFAVVGVTATTLLASLSPDYALAQQVQFTDPDIVAEYIQYPSPNGHGQVRGYLVKPAKAAGKLPSIVVVHENRGLNPYIEDVARRVAKAGFIALAPDGLSSVGGYPGNDVRGRELQAQVDPQKLMNDFFAAIEYLRSSALGTGKVGITGFCYGGGVSNAAAVAYPELDAAVPFYGRQARPEDVTKINAPLLLHFAEKDDNVNATWPAYEAALKGAGKTYEAYVYPGTNHGFHNDSTPRYDEAAATLAWDRTLAWFRRYLA from the coding sequence ATGTCCCGACTGACTGCCAAGGATTTCCACCCCGATCTGTTGGAGCTCTACGACGGCTACGTGCACGGTCGCCTGAGCCGACGTGATTTCCTGGATCGTGCGGCCGCATTCGCCGTGGTCGGCGTCACGGCCACCACCCTGCTGGCATCCCTCAGCCCGGATTACGCGCTTGCCCAGCAGGTGCAGTTCACTGATCCGGACATCGTGGCCGAGTACATCCAGTACCCCTCACCGAACGGCCATGGCCAGGTGCGTGGCTATCTGGTGAAGCCCGCCAAAGCAGCCGGCAAGCTGCCCAGCATCGTGGTCGTGCACGAGAACCGTGGCCTCAATCCTTATATCGAAGACGTCGCCCGCCGCGTGGCGAAGGCCGGCTTCATTGCCCTGGCACCGGATGGCCTGAGTTCGGTCGGCGGCTACCCCGGCAACGACGTGCGCGGCCGCGAACTGCAGGCCCAGGTGGATCCGCAGAAGCTGATGAACGACTTCTTCGCCGCCATTGAATACCTGCGCAGTTCAGCGCTGGGCACCGGCAAGGTCGGCATCACCGGCTTCTGCTACGGCGGCGGGGTGTCCAACGCGGCCGCCGTGGCGTATCCCGAACTGGACGCGGCAGTGCCGTTCTACGGTCGCCAGGCCAGGCCGGAGGATGTCACGAAGATCAACGCCCCCCTGCTGCTGCACTTCGCCGAAAAAGACGACAACGTCAACGCGACGTGGCCAGCCTACGAGGCGGCACTGAAGGGGGCGGGCAAAACGTACGAGGCCTACGTGTATCCTGGCACGAACCATGGCTTCCACAATGATTCCACGCCGCGCTATGACGAGGCCGCCGCCACGCTGGCGTGGGACAGGACGCTCGCCTGGTTCCGTCGCTATCTCGCGTAA
- the queC gene encoding 7-cyano-7-deazaguanine synthase QueC produces the protein MKKAVVLLSGGMDSAAVIALAQEQGFAVHALSVRYGQRHTSELDAAVRVAAAQCVIVHKTVDVDLRSIGGSALTADIDVPEAGGEGIPVTYVPARNTIMLSLALGWAEVLGANDIFCGVNAVDYSGYPDCRPEFIAAFQALANLATKAGVEGAGITVHAPLQFMSKAQIVSEGVRLGVDFGLTVSCYNADASGAACGHCDACGLRAQGFTDAGVVDPTHYA, from the coding sequence ATGAAGAAGGCAGTAGTGCTTCTCTCCGGCGGCATGGACTCAGCCGCCGTCATCGCGCTTGCCCAGGAGCAGGGCTTTGCCGTGCACGCCCTCAGCGTGCGCTATGGCCAGCGCCACACCTCCGAGCTGGATGCCGCCGTGCGCGTGGCTGCAGCCCAGTGCGTCATCGTGCACAAGACCGTGGATGTCGACCTGCGCAGCATCGGCGGTTCGGCGCTGACCGCTGACATCGACGTGCCCGAAGCGGGCGGCGAGGGCATCCCGGTCACCTACGTGCCGGCACGCAACACCATCATGCTGTCGCTCGCGCTGGGCTGGGCGGAAGTGCTCGGCGCCAATGACATTTTCTGCGGCGTCAACGCGGTCGATTACTCGGGCTACCCCGACTGCCGCCCCGAGTTCATCGCCGCATTCCAGGCGCTGGCCAACCTGGCCACCAAGGCCGGCGTGGAAGGCGCAGGGATCACCGTGCATGCGCCGCTGCAGTTCATGAGCAAGGCGCAGATCGTCAGCGAAGGCGTGCGTCTTGGCGTGGACTTCGGGCTGACGGTGTCGTGCTACAACGCAGATGCCAGCGGTGCGGCGTGCGGTCATTGCGATGCCTGCGGGCTGCGTGCGCAGGGCTTCACCGATGCCGGTGTGGTCGACCCCACTCACTACGCCTGA
- the queE gene encoding 7-carboxy-7-deazaguanine synthase QueE → MLITPANAVATPSDIVQSPLSRLKITEIFTSLQGEADTAGWPTVFVRLTGCPLRCQYCDTAYAFHGGTWWDIDDIVAEVLAQGVRHVCVTGGEPLAQKRCLILLQKLCDAGMDVSLETSGALDVSEVDPRVSRVVDLKTPGSAEMARNKLENLPLLTARDQVKFVICSREDYDWAKAMVVEHQLAERTMVLFSPSKGEITARDLADWIVADRLPVRFQMQLHKILWNDEPGR, encoded by the coding sequence ATGCTCATTACGCCCGCCAACGCCGTCGCCACCCCCAGTGACATCGTTCAGTCGCCCCTGTCGCGACTGAAGATCACCGAGATATTCACTTCGTTGCAGGGCGAAGCGGATACCGCTGGCTGGCCGACCGTGTTCGTGCGGCTGACCGGCTGCCCGCTGCGCTGCCAGTACTGCGATACCGCGTACGCCTTCCACGGTGGCACCTGGTGGGATATCGACGACATCGTCGCCGAGGTGCTCGCGCAGGGCGTGCGGCATGTCTGCGTGACCGGCGGCGAGCCGCTGGCGCAGAAGCGCTGCCTGATCCTGCTGCAGAAGCTGTGCGACGCCGGCATGGACGTGTCACTGGAAACATCGGGCGCGCTGGATGTATCCGAGGTGGATCCGCGGGTGTCGCGCGTGGTCGACCTGAAGACGCCCGGTTCGGCCGAGATGGCCCGCAACAAGCTGGAAAACCTGCCGCTGCTGACGGCTCGTGACCAGGTGAAGTTTGTCATCTGCAGCCGCGAGGACTACGACTGGGCGAAGGCCATGGTCGTGGAGCATCAGCTGGCCGAACGCACCATGGTGCTGTTCTCGCCCAGCAAAGGGGAGATCACCGCACGTGACCTGGCCGACTGGATCGTGGCCGACCGCTTGCCGGTGCGCTTCCAGATGCAGCTGCACAAGATTCTGTGGAATGACGAGCCGGGGAGGTAA
- the ybgF gene encoding tol-pal system protein YbgF → MRIGINLMLVVAAAFMAAAPAYAQRQSLADRVGTIEQQLYNNSANQDLLNQITELRQQVRQMQGTIEQLQHDSAQLKQGNQDAFLDLDERLNRLEGGAAPVVPTAPGSNAPLPPVPAVQPPAAATSERPPSVHGDAGSLAVSGDERTTYNVAFDALKAGKYDDSAQLFLSFLELYPNGVYAPNALYWLGESYYATRNYPMAESRFRELISRYPTHDKASGGLLKVGLSQFGAGQVEQAEQTLEGVVSQYPGSDAARTAQDRLQSIRLGQQIR, encoded by the coding sequence ATGCGCATCGGCATCAATCTGATGCTGGTCGTGGCGGCAGCCTTCATGGCTGCCGCTCCGGCGTACGCGCAGCGGCAGAGCCTCGCCGACCGCGTTGGCACCATCGAGCAGCAGCTGTACAACAACAGTGCCAACCAGGACCTGTTGAACCAGATCACCGAGCTCCGCCAGCAGGTCCGGCAGATGCAGGGCACGATCGAACAGCTGCAGCACGACAGCGCACAGCTCAAGCAGGGTAACCAGGACGCTTTCCTGGATCTGGACGAACGCCTGAACCGCCTTGAAGGTGGTGCAGCGCCGGTCGTCCCCACGGCACCCGGCAGCAATGCACCGCTTCCCCCGGTTCCGGCTGTACAGCCACCCGCAGCGGCCACTTCCGAGCGGCCGCCTTCGGTACACGGTGATGCCGGCAGCCTGGCCGTCAGTGGTGATGAGCGCACGACGTACAACGTGGCCTTCGACGCACTGAAGGCGGGCAAGTATGACGACTCCGCGCAGCTGTTCCTCAGCTTCCTGGAGCTGTATCCCAACGGGGTATATGCCCCCAACGCGCTGTACTGGTTGGGCGAAAGCTACTACGCCACCCGTAACTACCCGATGGCCGAGAGCCGGTTCCGTGAACTGATCTCGCGTTATCCCACGCACGACAAGGCATCCGGTGGCTTGCTGAAAGTAGGTCTTTCCCAGTTTGGCGCAGGCCAGGTGGAACAGGCCGAGCAGACCCTGGAAGGCGTCGTATCGCAGTACCCGGGCTCGGACGCCGCGCGCACCGCGCAGGATCGCCTGCAATCCATCCGGCTGGGCCAGCAGATCCGCTGA
- the pal gene encoding peptidoglycan-associated lipoprotein Pal: protein MNKTTNVLLVSLLSVAVLAGCSKKVKEVPAETTAPATTTQPSGPSTSGLYGPGDLDTDACLRQRVVYFDLDQDSVKPEFQAIMACHAKYLRDRPSSRITLQGHTDERGSRAYNQALGERRGNGVNSALAANGGSASQLTVVSYGEERPVCTDSAESCYSQNRRVEIVYTAQ from the coding sequence ATGAACAAGACCACCAACGTTCTGCTTGTTTCCCTGTTGTCCGTGGCCGTCCTGGCCGGTTGCTCGAAGAAAGTGAAGGAAGTCCCGGCCGAAACGACCGCACCGGCGACCACCACGCAGCCGTCGGGCCCGTCGACCTCCGGCCTGTACGGCCCGGGCGACCTGGACACCGACGCTTGCCTGCGCCAGCGCGTTGTCTACTTCGACCTGGACCAGGATTCGGTCAAGCCGGAGTTCCAGGCCATCATGGCGTGCCATGCGAAGTACCTGCGTGACCGTCCGTCCTCGCGCATCACCCTGCAGGGCCACACCGATGAGCGCGGTTCGCGCGCTTACAACCAGGCACTGGGCGAGCGTCGTGGTAACGGCGTGAACTCGGCTCTGGCTGCCAACGGCGGTTCGGCTTCGCAGCTGACCGTGGTGTCCTACGGTGAAGAGCGTCCGGTCTGCACCGATTCGGCCGAGTCCTGCTATTCGCAGAACCGTCGCGTCGAAATCGTCTACACCGCGCAGTAA
- the tolB gene encoding Tol-Pal system beta propeller repeat protein TolB: MKKMPRWFVAFAALLLPFAALAQQKGLEIDIVGGSASATPVTVVPMPYEGSAAAPQTDVASVIRADLDRSGQFRTLPEAQIVEKPTRGADIQFPTWRALKQNYIVVGRVQDAGAGAYRVEYELYDVPKGERLLGLAMTARGNAMRDVAHQMADAIYEKITGVRGAFWTRIAYVTASGRGDAMRYALMVADSDGYNPQTIVRSAEPLLSPSWSPDGGKLAYVSFERGNSAIYIQNIATGARELVTSFRGINSAPAFSPDGRKLALTLSRSGNPEVYAMDLGSKQLTQLTNHLAIDTEPTWSPDGSAVYFTSDRGGRPQVYKVSASGGSAERVTFQGNYNAKPSVSYDGKKIAVAQGSGNSYKVAMMDSSLGSPRWSTLSTGSLDESPSFAPNASMVLYAAREGGRGVLYAVSADARVRQRLVLADGDVREPAWSPYRTKR; encoded by the coding sequence ATGAAAAAGATGCCCCGCTGGTTCGTCGCGTTCGCGGCTTTGTTGCTTCCCTTCGCCGCGCTTGCGCAGCAGAAGGGCCTTGAGATCGATATCGTGGGCGGTAGTGCGTCTGCCACGCCGGTCACCGTGGTGCCGATGCCCTACGAGGGGTCGGCCGCTGCGCCGCAGACGGATGTAGCGTCCGTCATCCGTGCCGACCTGGACCGGTCCGGCCAGTTCCGCACCCTGCCTGAAGCCCAGATCGTCGAGAAGCCCACCCGCGGCGCGGACATCCAGTTCCCGACGTGGCGCGCGCTGAAGCAGAACTACATCGTGGTTGGCCGCGTGCAGGATGCCGGTGCCGGCGCCTACCGCGTCGAATACGAGTTGTATGACGTGCCCAAGGGTGAGCGTCTGCTCGGCTTGGCAATGACCGCCCGCGGCAACGCGATGCGGGATGTAGCTCACCAGATGGCCGATGCCATCTACGAGAAGATCACCGGTGTACGCGGTGCTTTCTGGACCCGCATCGCCTATGTCACCGCCAGCGGTCGCGGCGATGCCATGCGCTATGCGCTGATGGTGGCCGACTCGGATGGCTACAACCCGCAGACGATCGTGCGCTCGGCCGAGCCGCTGCTCTCGCCGTCGTGGAGCCCGGACGGCGGCAAGCTGGCCTACGTGAGCTTCGAGCGTGGCAACTCGGCGATCTACATCCAGAACATCGCCACCGGCGCGCGTGAGCTGGTCACCAGCTTCCGCGGCATCAACAGCGCCCCCGCGTTCTCGCCGGATGGCCGCAAGCTGGCCCTGACGCTTTCGCGCTCGGGCAACCCGGAGGTCTACGCCATGGACCTGGGCAGCAAGCAGTTGACCCAGCTGACCAACCACCTGGCCATCGATACCGAGCCGACCTGGTCGCCGGATGGCAGCGCGGTGTACTTCACCTCCGATCGCGGTGGTCGTCCGCAGGTCTATAAGGTCTCCGCCAGTGGTGGCAGCGCAGAGCGCGTGACCTTCCAGGGCAACTACAACGCCAAGCCGTCGGTCTCCTACGATGGCAAGAAGATCGCCGTGGCGCAGGGCTCGGGGAACAGCTACAAGGTCGCGATGATGGACAGCTCGCTGGGCTCGCCGCGCTGGAGCACGCTCTCCACCGGCTCGCTCGATGAGTCGCCCAGCTTCGCGCCGAATGCCAGCATGGTGCTGTATGCCGCACGCGAGGGTGGTCGCGGTGTGCTGTATGCGGTGTCAGCCGATGCCCGCGTCCGCCAGCGCCTGGTGCTCGCCGATGGTGATGTTCGTGAGCCGGCATGGTCGCCTTACCGTACCAAGCGCTAA